The sequence TTCTGCTTGCCGGTGGGTCAAATGCAGATGCTGGTGAAGGACCCAAGGGAGCTCAGGAGGTCTTGTATGTTTTGGATGCTTTGAAAGAGTGTCTTTTTCATATATCGATCAAGTACAAAACTGCCGTCCTCAAGTACTACAAAACTCTTTTGGCACTGCAACAACCACTTGTTACGAAGCGCATAACAGATAGTTTGAATATACTTTGTCTCAATCCATCTACAGATGTTTCTCCTGAAGTGTTGCTCGATCTGTTATGCTCATTAGCTCTTTCTGTCTCCACAAATGAGACATCTGTCGATGGGATGACAGTCACAGCTCGCTTGCTTGGTAATGGAATGGCCAAAATTTATTCCCTCAATAGGCAGATATGCATAGTTAAACTCCCTATTGTATTCAATGCACTCAGaggtttgtaattttttcctCCTTTATTGACTTTAGTTGTATACATGTTACCTTCTgatacattaaaaaaaaaaaaaaaaaaaaacttcccCTGATTTCCTGTTTGTTCCTCTTCCATTCTAGAAAGCAAGACTCAAAATTTACtgttgtgttttttctttgagtTTGGCAGATGTATTGGCATCTGAGCATGAAGAGGCCATACACGCAGCAGTGCATACATTTAAGACTCTCATTCATGCTTGCATTGATGAAAGCTTGATCAAACAGGGAGTTGACCAGATTGTAATGAATGCAAATCTGGATGCAAGGAAGTCTGGGCCAACTATAATTGAAAAAGTTTGTGCTACTATTGAAAGCTTGCTTGGTTATCACTACGCTGGTGTCTGGGACCTTGCAGTCCAAGTTGTTTCAGTAATGTTCGATAAATTAGGTATTGCTTTTTCTGTATCTGACTGTTTTGCTGTCATTTtgaactgaattttttttcacttacCATGCACTCTACATTTCATTTAAGAGGTTTAATAGCTGTTATCATACAGGGGTATATTCTTCTTATTTCATGAGGGGTGCGCTCAAGATTTTGGAAGAGATGGCGAAGTTATCCAATGAAGATTTCCCTTTCAGGAAACAGGTCTGTTTCATGTTATTCAGTTTTAAGAGATGAAGGGTGCTGTTACTTGTCGTTACCTTATGGATCTGTATATTTGCTCCATGGCTATCTTTGTTGTTTGGCAATTGTGACTGTGTACTAGTTTGTTGACTGTACAGTTTGATGGTCTTATACTGTCTTTTACATTCTGGATTgtagtaatttattatttattgggTCTTCTGGCCATCCAATGCTAAAATaggaaaggaaaacaaaagctaTAATTCCTCATACTGTATAATTTGCAGCCGTCAGAATAATTTTGATGAGGAGAGCCCTGTTTCTGTTGCATTGCTTTGATCAGGATTTCTGGTCTAATATTGCAAAtgcattaatatatatatatatatatatattgcagAAGAGGTGGATTTGATTCGTGCAATTCCAATTAGTACTAGAAAGCTGTTGAATTCATTGATTAAAAATGGCAGTTTACAGTACAAAGTGCTTAACACGTTGCAAGAGCCTTGAGAGCAACCAATggtgctgcttcttcttctgcatCTCCATATTCCCACATTTGGGATACTTTTTGGAGGGCCCCACACATCTGCCAAGGTGAAGGTGATCTGGCGGCAGGTGTGTTTTTActtgtatatacatatatattggCAAATTTGTGGACAACCGTAGTATAACAAAATGCGGACGTCCGCATTAGAGCAAAACTCTATATATAACCTTAGATGGAAGTATCTATAGGTATAGTTGTAAATTTCATATCATAACTAGGTCTGCTATTAAGCATTAACTAAGTTTTTTGGTTGCAAGTAAAActcatttctttttattattttttaaagattatTTGGAAGCTTCTTGTGTCGTTTCGTCTTTGTTTACTCTCAATTACGCTTACTAATATAATGAGTTTATTATAGTTGCATGAATGCCTTGGATCGGCTCTTGTTGCAATGGGACCTGAAACATTTTTAGGTCTTCTACCTCTTAATTTGGAGGCTGAAGACCCAAGTCAGGTGAATGTTTGGCTCTTTCCGATACTGAAGCAGTATACTATTGGTGCACGTTTGAGCTTCTTTACAGAGTCAATTTTGGGTATGGTTCAAACGATGAAGGACAAATCCAGAGAGGTATTCAACAGTTACTGATGGAATGCTAGTTGTTTATTTCAGatggaattttttatttacgTCTTATACTTGGCAGCTCGAGTCACAAGGACGTATTTTTTCATCAAGGAGCACGGACGCATTTGTACATGCTTTGTGGTCGTTATTACCTTCATTTTGCAACTACGCTTCTGATACTGCTGAAAGTTTCAACGATCTAGAACAAGCCTTGTGCAGTGCCCTTCAGGATGAACCTGAGATTCGCGGAATAATATGCTTGAGCTTGCAGATTCTTGttcaacaaaataagaaaattgttgGAGAAGTGAATGATCTGTCTGATAGTGAAGTAGGTAGTGCCAGACACAGAGCTGTTGCTAATTATACCCCTCAGGTTACAGCAGACAACTTGAGCGTGCTCAAGTCATCTGCTTGCAAGTTACTGCTTGTTCTATCAGGTGTCTTCTTGAATACCACAAAAGATGATGCGGGCTGTTTGCAGGTACTTAAGCATACTGAGGTTATATGTCTGATAGTGCTAGTCCTGAAAAATGCTTGACAAGAATGCCAAATTGGCATGGATTTTAAAATAGTCATGATTTTGTGAGTTTGCTACTGGACTGTAACCAATACAGCTCCATATGAATCATGTATATCGTCATTCAAACTGAAAAGTAAGAAAATATTCATGACACAATATTTTATgcgagaaagagaggaggggTGTTGTCCATTTATCCAATGTACTAGTACCTGGTAGTGGACGTTTTGAAGTACTTCAACATAATTGAGCGACAAAGACAAAGGAACAAAATGGGTCGTCACAGACTCACTATATTAGCTCCAGTCCCTTTTTATCGTATCACCTTTTCAgtcacttttttctttattttgacttttctttgacgttttaaataaatttgcatctcttttttccctttgctTCCCCTAACATTATCATCTTTTTTAATAGCaatttttacttgaaaatagACCTTTATCTTTGATATATGTTTGTACTTGTTAATGTGGCATCAATTTTTGTGAAGTTGACAATAATTATGTTTGCACCGTTTACAGTCCACAATTGGTGAGTTTGCTTCAATAGCAGATACAGAAGCTGTATCAGCGCTTTTCCAAAGTACAATGCTGAAGCTTTTAATGGTTATTAAAAGGGCTAGGAAAGCACAAAGTTATAGAGATTGTAATTCCAAGCGGTATATCaacacttttatttttttcgtttattttgtttaattcttgacttttgtaatttaattattacgTCTCTCTCTTTGCGGAACATCTGACATTACATTAATTCTTCCATCTTAACTGCAGGGCACAACTATTTGACTTGACAGTTTCACTTTTACCTGGTTTAAATGCTGATGAGATTAATGTTCTTTTCGGAGAAATAAAGAGTGCATTACAGGTTTTAAAGTCTTTCTCTTCCGTCTGgctattttgtttgtttctacGGGATCTTGCAATGcttgaaaaaggaaaggtTGCACTAACTAAGGCCTTCCTGACTTCAGGATGATGAAGGTTTGATACAAAAGAAGGCATATAAAGTTCTTTCAATCATTCTCAGGGTATGCAAAAGTTAATAATTTGTATGCTTTGAATGTTATGGATTATCTATAATAATGCTTCCATACTGTGACCTGAATTGTCATCATCTGTCAGTGGAAACTATGGGAAAATATGATTTACTggttgtaattgatttactgtCACCTACCCATGTTATGTTGGTGTTCTTTGGTTTTCTTCCTAATGGTTCTCTTTTCTGAATGTGTGGTCAGGACTGTGATAGGTTTCTTTCATCGAATTCTTCGAAACTCAAGGAATTGCCTGAATCATCGAATTCATCGAAGCTCAAGGAATTGCCTGAATCATCAAATTCATCGAAGCTCAAGGAATTGCCTGAATCGTCAAAATCATCGAAGCTCGATGAATTGGTTGACATTATGATTGAAGTGCAGCCCTGCCATTCTTCAGCTAAACGGCACAGACTTGACTGCTTGTACCTCCTAGTAGCCCATGTTTTAAAGGTATCCATAAATAAACGAtacctcaattttcaattaatcTAAGATTGATTCCTTGTAGGTTTAATTTTCACTTGTTAGGAACAAAGTTTAGGTTCAAGTTTCATACACGTATGCCATTCAATGTCTAAGAACTTAAATCGTTTTGTAGAGCGACACAAAGCAGAGGCGGGATGACATTATAAGATTCCTGACAGAAATAGTTCTTGCACTTAAAGAGGTAAAGTGGTTTATCAGCTGCAACATGTAGCCTTAATATTCCTGACGGGTAAAATTTTTTGCACTTAAAGGGGTAAAAGATCTTGCATGCCGCGGCTTCTGAAATTTATGGTTTATATGAATTGTTAATGAATCTTGTTTCAATGCAGGCTAACAAAAAGACAAGAAATAGAGCTTATGATATTCTTATCCAAATTGGGCATGCTTATGGTGATGAGGAGAAAGGCGGGAAGAGAGATGACctgttggaatttttttacATGGTACTGAATATTGTTTCAGACTGCTCAATTTACTGATGCGTCTATTGATTAGAAGTCCATACTTTAGAATTCTGTGTGGAGCCACCTCTTTTGCCGTCTTCCTCCTTTTGATTATGACTGATTCAATCATCTTTAATTGGTCTTCTGTGGACCAGAGTAGAAATTGATATATAAATGTGTAGCAATTCTAAGCTGATCTCATGGTCACAGGTAGCTGGGGGCCTAGCTGGTGAAACTCCTCATATGATCAGTGCTGCAATGAAGGCCTTAGCTCGGTTGGCTTATGAGTTTTCTGATCTTGTTTCAACCGCTAGCAATTTGCTTCCGTCCACATTTCTCCTCCTccagagaaagaacaaagaaataattaaagtaTGGTCCCCTCACTTTTAGATCAGCTTTTTGGAGCCAATTAATTAGTTTGAGTTCACTGCTTGATAAATCATTGTGTGATTTGTTATTTCAATTGATCTTacataaatattttcatttatttttattcttagtTTGGCGTTCTTATTGCAGGCTAATTTAGGTTTGTTGAAGGTATTAGTGGCCAAATCACAAACCGAGGGGTTGCAATTGCACTTGAAAAGCTTGGTGGAAGGCTTGCTGAAGTGGCAAGATGCTACTAAAACCCACTTCAAAGCCAAGGTTGTTTCCTTCTTGCGACTAAATTTCAACATTCAGTTCAGTTGGTTTGATAACTTGCCCAAATTCTTATCACTTGTTGGTCAAACCTGAATTGATCTCAGGTTAAGCTTCTTCTAGAAATGCTAGTCAGGAAATGTGGGCTTGATGCTGTTAAGGCTGTGGTGCCTCAAGAACATATAAAACTACTTAACAACATACGGAAGGTCTGTTGACACATCTGTTGACACGTCTTGGTagaatgaaaattttcagggtgctcacttttttttttcttttctgatcttcctttttcatttatttattgaacACAGATCAAGGAACGGAAAGAGTGGAAACTGGGTTCTAACTCGGAGGAAGCTAGATCTCAAGTTTCCAAAGCAACTGCATCCAGGTCTCACTCTttcataattataaaattaataaatgcTTGATAAAAATATACGTGTGCATATTTACGTCTTATTGTACACACGTCTATGTATTTACCCATGACGCTTATATGATTAAATTCTATACTAAATATATTTAAGAttctaatttcaatttcatcgaCTTTGAGGTTTCTTCCCATCCTGTTTGAATCCTGGATACTCTAAAGCACTCTTTAGGTGTAGATTTACTCTTCAGGTGTTGATTAGTAACTTAGCTCACAATGTTAATCTGAAAACATGTTGCTGTGTGGATCCATTCCAGACAATTTTTATGTGAAACTTTTACGTCTCATTCTGAGAGAGTTGAGCAACGTCAGAACCCCCACCCGTGCACGCATTATTTTGTCCATGTTTTGTAACTTTTCCATTTCGTGATAACTTTATGTTGTATAATCTCTATAGTTTTGTGACTACCATAGCTCAATTCAACTTCTCTTTGGCTATGTTTCGTAATGTTCTGTTACTTTCTATCTTCTTTTCAGGCTGAGCAGGTGGAATCATAAGAAAgtattttctgattttgatgatgaagaaaCTGAGAATAGTGATACAGATTATATGGATGCCAAAACAGTTGCGGGCAGACGTGGCAAGGCTTCTTCGCAGCTAAAATCCAAAGCATCCTCATTACGGTATGTTGTATTTCATGTTCATAATTGGTTGGTGGTTTTGTTTGCCATTTTCTATGAAGTTCATCATCCCATGCCCAAAATATATGAACACAATTGTTTGTAATACAGAAGAACAAATAAGAACTTGCTTGATCAACTAGAAGATGAGCCACTTGACTTGCTTGACCGGCAGAGAACAAGGTCAGCGCTTAGATCATTTGAGAATTTAAAGCGAAAAATGGAGTGGGATGATGGGCCAGAGATAGACTCTGATGGGCGCTTAATAATTCGTGACGAAGCAGAATCGTACAAGAAAAAGCCATCCGAACCTGATTCAGATGCAAGAAGTGAATCGGGCAGTTACTTGTCTGCAAACTCAAAGAAAACACAGAAGCGGAGGAAGACATCGGAGTCAGGGTGGGCTACCACCGGCAAAGAGTACGGCAGCAAGAAGGCTGGTGGGGATTTGAAGAGGAAGGACAAGCTCGAACCGTATGCGTATTGGCCACTTGATCGGAAGATGATGAGCCGTAGGCCAGAGCATAGGGCAGCTGCAAGAAAAGGGATATCGAGTGTGGTGAAGATGACAAAGAGGCTGGAAGGGAAGAGTGTCTCAAGTATTCTCTCCACCAAAGGCTTGAAGTTTAAGAATAAAAGTAGGGTTCAGAAGAAAGGAGGCAGCAAGAGGAAAAGTAGGTGAAGCACCACCACCAAATACTTGGTTCCACACATTTATGAAATGAAACTAAcgtgttttcagtttttgattATCAACCAATCATCGTTTTATTTggttatattaatttaatgtttttaatgtcgttatttgaatttttgacTAGTTTTTCATGTGTTTTTATTGTTGTAGAATTGGTTTGGTATAGGTTTATTTTTAAGGTTGTAATTGTACAATAATTTTACATCTCAAAATGTAATATTATCTTGAATTTGAACCTTTGATAACGTGATATCGCAGATACTCATTATGAATATCATGTGCATCGGTGAGATGCTCAATAGCAATAGCATCGCTACATGAAAATCAAGCTGGGtcaaagcccaaaaaaaaatcaacccgGGCGGCATTTAGAAGAATTGGTATGGACGGACAATTTGAGTCAAAATCTAATACTTGAATCGAATAGACAACCCAAATATCTTAGAAGTGTAGATTACATAAACTTTCGGCtcttaaattaaataaaaattaaagaaaatactATAAATCTTTCACTTGAGATCTTATACAAGACAATATATATGCTCCATAAATTCAACTAGAAGTCCCAGAATCATTAGCATGTGCAGGAACTATAAGAATGggacaaattaattaaaatgctagaaagcaagaaattaatttttttttagctttttctcagatttcttaaaaaaaacatatcaaTTTGTTTAAGACTAACATTGAAATCTATAATAAAATGTATTAAAAGATTACGTGAACTCATGAAAAAGTTGGGTCCCAATAAAAGGCTGGCTATAATCCAATATTCAACTAGGTTAATTACTGCATCGACCAATTTTCCAGCAGTTCAAAAGGGAACAAAAAATTCCATAAGAACCTAAAATCAAGCTCATCAGGAGGCATATTGTCCAAATACATGTTTTAATTAAGTTCATGGAGAGAAGGGAAAGCAAGGCTCCATAAACCCCTACaaaatacccaaaataaatagatagataaaagggagattcactattatacccaatatgggggcccaaattataaaaataccctatataaaatggactttagaaacacacccaaaatccatttacaacataacaaaaaagcttttaacttcttataaattacaaaactgccatcaatttcttaaaacaagcccaaccccaaaatctcataaaaatacccaaagcactcaatagggcatcaaagtaatttaataatcaatattaaattcaataaggctagctatcattttttgggttttttttgggtttttttataggaattcaattgtgtagggtttatttataatattagtgctagaaatgggtatatcactaaatatctctagaTAAAAACCTAGAGACATAATTCTAAAACTACGCATCTCACTCATCATCACCTTGCCACATTCCTCTGAGGCCATCATAAAGTCTGTTTGTACAACCAATACAGTTTGGCAGCTTGCATCTTCCATAAAAGTAaagaggggggggggggggggggggtttgGGGTTACACACTTTCAATTTACAAAGACGCCGGACTTTTTAACGGTTTAATTCTTGAGGGCATTCGCATGGGTTGGTTTATTGCACCACCAAACCTACTATGCAAGGAATCTTTTGGTGTGAtagatattttgttcaatGCAGAGTCGgattcatcaaaatcaaaatgatgtTCCTCCAAGCGCTGCATTTCCACCGTCACCCGCAAGAGCGTCGTCGGCATCTTCATCACTGGAATCTTCGTCATCATAAGCAGGTCGAACCATTGACCAGAAAATATGAAGTTTGGCAGgatgtaattttatatatagaaaagaaaagaaaaaaagattgtGTCAGCATAGCATTCAAAACAACTTTAAACATTTGATTCTTACAGTTAAggaagttttcttttttcacacTGTATAacaccacccaaaaaaaatgtgGACGCGAACAGATCACCAAACAAGACACTTTGATGTAGGGATTTAAAATCTATTTCCCAAAAAGGGCTGGGTGTAACAAATTTTATGTTCAAGGAATGTGTAttcattctgaaattatcACGATTCCCATCCATTTCATGCATGCAACCAGAGTTTATGAAtgttatatatgtgattttagATCAAAGGCATCTCCTACTGAAAGAACCAATTCAAAGCTAATACAAACCTGTCACTTTTATTTCAGCAGACATGGGTCAAATGCGAAGAACATGTCAAGCCTTCCATTTCAATCCCACCAAATTCCCTTGAAAGTGCTGATCGATTCCAGGTAGTCGTCAAAATTGAACTTCTCAGCTGTCATGAATAACCTAGCTGCTTTTGCTTGCCGTAGAAACTCCAATACAATGGAAGGCAGACACACCTTTCAAAATGAAGATTGAAATTAGGGACTATGCCTACGAAATATAAAAACGTAACGATGCGATGAAAGAGTAGAAAGAGTAGACAGAGTAGGAGAATACTAGAATACCTAAACTTATTAGTCAAAATTGACTCTAAACGCAAAGGAACAAGCCATGGCTTCAGCTGAGGATCATCCATCATTGATCTCATTCGGAAGCACAGCAATTACACGTACGATGGCTTGTTGGACCAATAAATAACCATTAATAGGAATGCTTTGCACCGATTGCATATAGTTAAAGTTAATTTGCtgttcaccaaaaaaaaaagaaaaaaaagagacaagTTAATTTGCTATTGCAAAAGATATGACAAAATATAAGCAACCTAAGCATGGTACaggaataaaataaagcaactaaccaaaaaaaaaaaaaacttacgtATACAGACAGCATGACACAATCTGTGCTCCACGATACACTCATTATCATCTAAATGTTTATACTTCCATTGCATaaacatttcttttcttccctagacataaaaaaaacaaaaacatatttcaatatgaaatttagTTTATAAACATAAGTTTATTATCTTTCTTTGCATGCCATCTTGTTAATAATGAAAGCTGAAATATTTGATTACTataatttgaagaaattatttctaagttaaaaaataataataataacctgCATATCCAGAATAAAATATCCTATGAGCGTGTGGATTTATTTCATCATCCTGCATTTTGACATATTTTACACACCAATCCACCAACCTGGAACCAGAGTAACATATGACAACTGCATTAAACAAATTCCTTGGGGCTTTCCTTTCCTTGTCTCAATGTTAGGTCATTGTAATAACAGAATAGAGGCGAATGGGGATTCAAATTTGCACGCAATCTTTCCAGTGTGCCAGCAACCACAAAGACTAACAGAAACTTGGCAGGCATGAAACAAATAACTAGCAAGCACGAGACACTCATTCTGCACgaaaccaaaaagagaaatcaGTACATACTACGTACAACAATTCCCCCATACATGTAAAACTTGAAATGTATGATTTTCAAAATGTAGTCTTTTGTGACCATAATAGTTACAGATGAATACAAGAACTCAAGATATACTCTCCTAGTAAACACACaccaaaaaaggaagaaaaacaaaaagtatttGAGAGAGGCCCATGCAACAAACTGCAGCCACCTCTATGGTTTAAGAAACCAGAAAGTTTAAACCTTACAGAACCCTCCCAGGTTCCCCAAACATGTGCAGTGGGTTGATCTAAACACTCCATATGCATAGATTGGTAGACGATCATATTGACATGTGAAAcggaaaacaaaatatgttGAAAGATACCTCAATCAaaacccaaagaaaattttaaaaaatatttgaacgATAACTAGATCAAACTGCCAGCTACTTGACAAGACTCAAGATGCTAAAAAGTTAACGCCATCAAGCTAATATCTAATTTTTCAGCAATTGAAATTCCTCCAGTCTTCCTACTGGAAGGATCAATTCAAAGCTAATACGAACCTGTCACTTTTTATCAGCAGACATGGGTCAAATGGGAAGAACATGTCGAGCCTTTCCATCCCACCAAAGTCCCTTGGAAGTTTTGATTCCAGGTAGTCATCAAAATTGAATTTCTCAGATGTCATGAATGAACCAGCTACTAATTTGTATTTGGTCTTTAATGCTTGCAAACAACATACAAGACTTCAAATTATACAGTACTAAGTACTTCCAGGTATTTCAAATTACTGAGTTGTATTTGGTCTTTACATACAAGACTTCAAATTATACGGTACTTCCAAGGTGAAAACATCAAATAAGTTACCTTTACTGCTGCAACAGGTTCTACAGCACCAGCTGCTCCTAGTAGGTCGCCAATCATGGATTCTGTAGAGTTTACTCTCAACTGTAAACAGTAGAGATGTTATC comes from Prunus dulcis chromosome 6, ALMONDv2, whole genome shotgun sequence and encodes:
- the LOC117631848 gene encoding uncharacterized protein LOC117631848 isoform X2, translating into MADIEMDDAYTLTLSEDEDICASILARFSNSTREDHRHLCAAIGAMTQELKDENLPLTPVAYLGFTCSSLDGLSSQAEPSAHVIDALLTLLSIVFRKVSPAILVKKSEFLLELLARVLRSSSLTVGAALSGLKCISHLLIIRCRVNWSDVSSVYGFLLSFITDSRPKVRRQSSLCLRDVLQNFQGTPLLSPASEGVTNLFERFLLLAGGSNADAGEGPKGAQEVLYVLDALKECLFHISIKYKTAVLKYYKTLLALQQPLVTKRITDSLNILCLNPSTDVSPEVLLDLLCSLALSVSTNETSVDGMTVTARLLGNGMAKIYSLNRQICIVKLPIVFNALRDVLASEHEEAIHAAVHTFKTLIHACIDESLIKQGVDQIVMNANLDARKSGPTIIEKVCATIESLLGYHYAGVWDLAVQVVSVMFDKLGVYSSYFMRGALKILEEMAKLSNEDFPFRKQSTIGEFASIADTEAVSALFQSTMLKLLMVIKRARKAQSYRDCNSKRAQLFDLTVSLLPGLNADEINVLFGEIKSALQDDEGLIQKKAYKVLSIILRDCDRFLSSNSSKLKELPESSNSSKLKELPESSNSSKLKELPESSKSSKLDELVDIMIEVQPCHSSAKRHRLDCLYLLVAHVLKSDTKQRRDDIIRFLTEIVLALKEANKKTRNRAYDILIQIGHAYGDEEKGGKRDDLLEFFYMVAGGLAGETPHMISAAMKALARLAYEFSDLVSTASNLLPSTFLLLQRKNKEIIKANLGLLKVLVAKSQTEGLQLHLKSLVEGLLKWQDATKTHFKAKVKLLLEMLVRKCGLDAVKAVVPQEHIKLLNNIRKIKERKEWKLGSNSEEARSQVSKATASRLSRWNHKKVFSDFDDEETENSDTDYMDAKTVAGRRGKASSQLKSKASSLRRTNKNLLDQLEDEPLDLLDRQRTRSALRSFENLKRKMEWDDGPEIDSDGRLIIRDEAESYKKKPSEPDSDARSESGSYLSANSKKTQKRRKTSESGWATTGKEYGSKKAGGDLKRKDKLEPYAYWPLDRKMMSRRPEHRAAARKGISSVVKMTKRLEGKSVSSILSTKGLKFKNKSRVQKKGGSKRKSR
- the LOC117631848 gene encoding RRP12-like protein isoform X1 — protein: MADIEMDDAYTLTLSEDEDICASILARFSNSTREDHRHLCAAIGAMTQELKDENLPLTPVAYLGFTCSSLDGLSSQAEPSAHVIDALLTLLSIVFRKVSPAILVKKSEFLLELLARVLRSSSLTVGAALSGLKCISHLLIIRCRVNWSDVSSVYGFLLSFITDSRPKVRRQSSLCLRDVLQNFQGTPLLSPASEGVTNLFERFLLLAGGSNADAGEGPKGAQEVLYVLDALKECLFHISIKYKTAVLKYYKTLLALQQPLVTKRITDSLNILCLNPSTDVSPEVLLDLLCSLALSVSTNETSVDGMTVTARLLGNGMAKIYSLNRQICIVKLPIVFNALRDVLASEHEEAIHAAVHTFKTLIHACIDESLIKQGVDQIVMNANLDARKSGPTIIEKVCATIESLLGYHYAGVWDLAVQVVSVMFDKLGVYSSYFMRGALKILEEMAKLSNEDFPFRKQLHECLGSALVAMGPETFLGLLPLNLEAEDPSQVNVWLFPILKQYTIGARLSFFTESILGMVQTMKDKSRELESQGRIFSSRSTDAFVHALWSLLPSFCNYASDTAESFNDLEQALCSALQDEPEIRGIICLSLQILVQQNKKIVGEVNDLSDSEVGSARHRAVANYTPQVTADNLSVLKSSACKLLLVLSGVFLNTTKDDAGCLQSTIGEFASIADTEAVSALFQSTMLKLLMVIKRARKAQSYRDCNSKRAQLFDLTVSLLPGLNADEINVLFGEIKSALQDDEGLIQKKAYKVLSIILRDCDRFLSSNSSKLKELPESSNSSKLKELPESSNSSKLKELPESSKSSKLDELVDIMIEVQPCHSSAKRHRLDCLYLLVAHVLKSDTKQRRDDIIRFLTEIVLALKEANKKTRNRAYDILIQIGHAYGDEEKGGKRDDLLEFFYMVAGGLAGETPHMISAAMKALARLAYEFSDLVSTASNLLPSTFLLLQRKNKEIIKANLGLLKVLVAKSQTEGLQLHLKSLVEGLLKWQDATKTHFKAKVKLLLEMLVRKCGLDAVKAVVPQEHIKLLNNIRKIKERKEWKLGSNSEEARSQVSKATASRLSRWNHKKVFSDFDDEETENSDTDYMDAKTVAGRRGKASSQLKSKASSLRRTNKNLLDQLEDEPLDLLDRQRTRSALRSFENLKRKMEWDDGPEIDSDGRLIIRDEAESYKKKPSEPDSDARSESGSYLSANSKKTQKRRKTSESGWATTGKEYGSKKAGGDLKRKDKLEPYAYWPLDRKMMSRRPEHRAAARKGISSVVKMTKRLEGKSVSSILSTKGLKFKNKSRVQKKGGSKRKSR